From the Musa acuminata AAA Group cultivar baxijiao chromosome BXJ3-7, Cavendish_Baxijiao_AAA, whole genome shotgun sequence genome, one window contains:
- the LOC135642733 gene encoding uncharacterized protein LOC135642733: MEWRKSYLDLILVPLGLLFPIVYHLWLWHKVRSQPLRTIIGINSAGRRFWVQAVIKDNDKKNILAVQTIRNTIMGSTLMATTSILLCSGLAAVISSTYSVKKPLNDSVFGAHGEFMVSLKYVALLLIFLFAFLCYSLSIRFVNQANFLVNVACGLDDECPVTPDYVCDLLEKGFTLNTVGNRLFYAALPILLWIFGPVLVVFSSLTMVLILYNLDVVYEEEKGGVGVMMEKIGGKDCV; the protein is encoded by the exons ATGGAGTGGAGGAAGAGCTATTTGGATCTCATACTGGTGCCCTTAGGCCTCCTCTTCCCCATCGTCTACCACCTCTGGCTGTGGCACAAGGTGCGGTCGCAGCCGCTGCGTACTATAATTGGAATTAACTCCGCCGGCCGGCGTTTCTGGGTGCAAGCCGTGATCAAG GACAACGATAAGAAGAACATTCTGGCGGTGCAAACGATCAGGAACACCATCATGGGATCGACCCTCATGGCCACCACCTCCATCCTCCTGTGCTCCGGCCTGGCCGCCGTCATCAGTAGCACGTACAGCGTCAAGAAGCCGCTGAACGACTCGGTGTTTGGTGCGCATGGGGAGTTCATGGTGTCTCTCAAGTACGTCGccctcctcctcatcttcctcttcgcCTTCCTCTGCTACTCCCTCTCCATACGGTTCGTCAACCAGGCGAACTTCCTCGTCAACGTCGCCTGCGGCCTCGACGACGAGTGCCCGGTGACCCCCGACTACGTGTGCGATCTGCTGGAGAAGGGCTTCACTCTCAACACGGTGGGGAACCGGCTATTCTACGCCGCGCTGCCCATTCTGCTGTGGATATTTGGGCCTGTCCTCGTCGTCTTCTCATCGCTCACCATGGTTTTGATCTTGTACAACCTTGATGTCGTGTACGAGGAAGAGAAAGGTGGTGTGGGTGTGATGATGGAGAAGATAGGAGGGAAGGACTGCGTGTAA